One Cucumis sativus cultivar 9930 chromosome 1, Cucumber_9930_V3, whole genome shotgun sequence DNA segment encodes these proteins:
- the LOC116402906 gene encoding peroxidase 60-like, producing MPAKIPLRLRGLPTIIILLLSFSPPSFGALEEGFYKGKCGFRDVESIVGGVVTAALKRDRTLVAALLRLHFHDCFVSGCDASLLLDGSNSEKDAPPNLTVRGYDLIDAVKSQLEKTCPGIVSCADIIAMATRDAVNWAGGGRYRVETGRRDALQPANIIDLPGPSICQRLNCSLLQKKPYCYRDDFGDENTVFLDQNRMSSFAVDNSFHRQISRRRGILEIDQQLALDPLTKDLVLNVAFRSDFGFKFGQAMIKMEDFKFLLALQGRLEVHVRLLIEFMMEYCKDRSSYSHVTSILPNKFFQSLPSS from the exons ATGCCAGCCAAAATCCCTTTACGGCTCCGTGGACTACCCACAATAATAATTCTCCTTTTGAGCTTCTCACCACCTTCCTTTGGTGCTCTCGAGGAGGGTTTCTACAAGGGAAAATGTGGCTTTAGAGATGTCGAGTCTATTGTTGGAGGCGTTGTCACTGCCGCACTTAAAAGAGATCGAACTCTCGTTGCTGCTCTTCTGCGTTTACACTTCCACGACTGCTTTGTCTCT gGATGTGACGCTTCCCTCCTCCTAGATGGAAGCAATAGCGAGAAGGATGCCCCTCCGAACTTGACTGTTCGAGGCTATGATCTGATTGATGCAGTGAAGAGTCAATTAGAGAAGACATGTCCGGGTATTGTATCTTGTGCTGATATTATCGCCATGGCTACCAGAGATGCTGTTAATTGG GCTGGAGGAGGACGATACAGGGTCGAAACCGGACGACGAGATGCCTTACAACCAGCCAACATAATTGATCTTCCGGGGCCTTCAATCTGTCAAAGACTCAATTGCAGTCTTCTCCAAAAGAAACCTTACTGTTACAGAGATG ATTTCGGCGACGAAAACACCGTATTTCTCGACCAGAACCGTATGAGTTCTTTTGCAGTTGACAACTCGTTCCATAGGCAGATATCACGACGGAGAGGAATACTGGAAATTGATCAACAACTTGCTTTGGATCCGTTAACAAAGGATTTGGTGTTGAATGTGGCGTTCCGATCTGACTTCGGCTTCAAGTTTGGACAAGCAATGATCAAAATGGAAGATTTCAAGTTCTTACTGGCTCTGCAGGGGAGATTAGAAGTACATGTGCGGCTGTTAATTGAATTTATGATGGAATATTGTAAAGATCGATCATCATATTCACATGTAACATCCATACTCCCTAATAAGTTTTTCCAATCTCTACCATCATCctaa